One genomic region from Granulicatella adiacens ATCC 49175 encodes:
- a CDS encoding type 1 glutamine amidotransferase — MKLRICHLYGNLMNTYGDNGNLLMLQHRAKKLGYEVETTLISLEEDFNPEEFDIVMFGGGQDYEQTVVAKDLQNKKDTLIEYIEDDGVVVAICGGFQLLGRYYVNASGERLNGISAIDVCTNGQFPNRLIGDVEIFNEEFGETYLGYENHIGRTYLGKNMKPLGKVVKGFGNNEEDHAEGCHYKNVFCSYFHGPILVRNQHLADRIIQTAAQRRHAKNA; from the coding sequence ATGAAATTAAGAATCTGTCATTTATACGGAAACCTAATGAACACATACGGTGATAATGGAAACTTACTCATGTTACAACACCGTGCAAAAAAATTAGGATACGAAGTCGAAACTACTCTTATCAGCTTAGAAGAAGACTTCAATCCAGAAGAATTTGATATCGTAATGTTTGGCGGTGGTCAAGATTATGAACAAACTGTTGTTGCAAAAGATCTTCAAAACAAAAAAGATACTTTAATCGAGTATATTGAAGATGATGGAGTTGTCGTAGCTATTTGCGGTGGTTTCCAATTATTAGGCCGTTATTACGTAAATGCTAGTGGCGAACGTCTCAATGGGATTAGTGCTATCGACGTTTGCACTAACGGTCAATTTCCAAATCGTTTAATTGGTGATGTTGAAATCTTTAACGAAGAATTTGGAGAAACGTATTTAGGATACGAGAATCATATTGGTAGAACTTACTTAGGTAAAAATATGAAACCTCTTGGAAAAGTAGTAAAAGGTTTTGGAAATAATGAAGAAGATCATGCGGAAGGTTGTCACTACAAAAACGTGTTTTGCTCTTATTTCCACGGACCAATTCTCGTTAGAAATCAACACCTTGCAGATCGAATTATTCAAACGGCTGCTCAAAGAAGACATGCAAAAAATGCATAA
- a CDS encoding Mur ligase family protein — protein sequence MNIRTQVALGAGKFTRWALKTFTKGGSSMPGKVAHAIDPTILKSLAENYDVIIVSGTNGKTLTTSLIVQLLKQKYPNILTNPTGANLTQGIVSTFLNHSPKKGEKNIAVLEVDEATIKHITPYIEPKLFVFTNIFRDQMDRFGEIYTTYQFMLDGAAFAPSATILANGDAPIFNSDELPNPRLYFGFNHTEDSEMMAHYNTDGVLCPHCQSILHYKSITYSNLGKYYCPKCDFKRPELNYAVTALNELSLTGSSFDIDGTTFSIPIAGLYNIYNALAAYSAAKFFGLSTEEIQEGFSKAQRVFGRQETFAVEDKEVMLNLIKNPVGFNQIVQLLSYEKEPFSLGVLLNDNPADGQDVSWIWDGDFEGLHALNAVDTAISGIRVEDLGVRMEVAGFENIKVFKTNAELIDWIRKAPTKKVNVLATYTALLDLRKDFAKEGYLKEGMNG from the coding sequence TTGAATATAAGAACACAAGTTGCTTTAGGAGCAGGGAAATTCACTAGATGGGCTCTTAAAACTTTTACAAAAGGTGGCAGTAGCATGCCAGGAAAAGTGGCACATGCTATTGATCCTACAATTTTAAAATCCCTAGCGGAGAACTACGATGTGATTATCGTCAGCGGAACAAACGGAAAGACATTAACAACTTCCCTTATCGTTCAACTTTTAAAACAAAAATATCCTAATATTTTAACAAACCCAACTGGAGCAAATCTAACTCAAGGGATTGTATCTACTTTTTTAAATCATTCTCCTAAAAAGGGTGAAAAGAACATTGCTGTTCTAGAGGTGGATGAAGCTACGATTAAGCATATCACTCCTTATATCGAACCTAAACTATTTGTGTTTACGAATATTTTTCGCGACCAAATGGATCGATTTGGTGAGATATATACAACTTATCAATTTATGTTAGACGGAGCGGCTTTTGCTCCATCTGCAACCATTCTTGCAAATGGAGATGCGCCAATATTTAATAGTGACGAATTACCTAATCCACGTCTATATTTTGGATTTAATCATACTGAAGATAGTGAAATGATGGCTCACTACAATACAGATGGTGTTCTTTGTCCTCACTGCCAATCTATCTTGCATTATAAGAGTATTACTTATAGCAACCTTGGTAAATACTATTGTCCAAAATGCGACTTCAAACGTCCTGAATTGAATTATGCAGTCACTGCTTTAAATGAATTGTCTTTAACAGGTTCTTCATTTGATATTGACGGTACAACTTTCTCAATTCCAATTGCTGGACTATATAATATTTATAATGCCTTAGCTGCATACTCTGCTGCAAAATTCTTTGGCCTTTCTACGGAAGAAATCCAAGAAGGCTTCTCTAAAGCGCAGCGCGTATTCGGTCGTCAAGAAACCTTTGCCGTTGAAGATAAAGAAGTGATGTTGAACTTAATTAAAAACCCAGTTGGATTTAACCAAATCGTTCAGTTATTAAGTTATGAAAAAGAACCATTCAGTTTAGGTGTTCTCTTAAATGATAACCCTGCAGATGGTCAAGATGTCAGTTGGATTTGGGATGGCGATTTCGAAGGCTTACATGCTTTGAATGCAGTCGATACAGCCATTAGTGGTATCCGTGTGGAAGACCTCGGTGTACGTATGGAAGTTGCCGGTTTTGAAAATATCAAAGTCTTTAAAACAAATGCAGAATTAATCGATTGGATTCGCAAAGCGCCAACGAAGAAAGTCAATGTACTAGCAACTTATACTGCTCTACTCGACTTACGTAAAGACTTTGCTAAAGAAGGATACCTTAAGGAAGGGATGAACGGATGA
- a CDS encoding thymidine kinase, whose translation MAQLFFKYGAMNSGKSIEILKVAHNYEEQNKPVLLFTSAIDDRDQVGYVSSRIGVRREAIPIFEETPIYEIVEGQAVKPYCILIDESQFLSKHHILELARIVDELNIPVMAFGLKNDFQNELFEGSKYLLLYADKIEEIKTICWYCHKKASMNMRVVDGVPVYTGEQIQIGGNDAYYPVCRYHYNHPGEERL comes from the coding sequence GTGGCACAATTATTTTTTAAATATGGTGCAATGAATAGTGGTAAATCCATTGAAATTTTAAAGGTTGCTCATAATTATGAGGAACAGAACAAGCCCGTTTTATTATTTACGAGTGCAATAGATGATCGTGATCAAGTTGGCTATGTTTCTAGCCGTATCGGTGTTCGTCGTGAAGCAATTCCCATTTTTGAAGAGACACCTATTTACGAAATTGTCGAAGGGCAAGCTGTAAAACCATATTGTATTTTGATTGATGAATCTCAATTCTTATCAAAACATCACATTCTTGAACTCGCTCGAATTGTTGACGAATTAAATATTCCAGTAATGGCATTTGGACTTAAGAATGATTTTCAAAACGAATTATTTGAAGGTTCTAAATACTTATTACTTTATGCTGATAAAATCGAAGAAATAAAAACGATTTGTTGGTATTGTCATAAAAAAGCAAGTATGAATATGCGTGTAGTGGATGGTGTACCAGTGTATACGGGAGAACAAATCCAAATTGGGGGTAATGATGCTTATTATCCAGTTTGTCGTTATCACTATAACCATCCTGGTGAAGAACGCTTATAA